From Vicingus serpentipes, the proteins below share one genomic window:
- a CDS encoding oxidoreductase family protein — protein MNKKFEEIVEKLFNASSIKELEVVQSLWSGYGKLSRLELIGSQTKTVIAKNIILPIQANHPRGWNTNNSHQRKVKSYKVESYWYTNYANNSNEDCRIAKHYYSAEENNELLILLEDLDASGFPIRKSSLNKNEIKICLKWLANFHAIFMNTKPTNLWEVGTYWNLATRPDELEVMKNIELKEAAHLIDEKLNSCKFQTFVHGDAKVANFCFSKDLKYVAVVDFQYVGGGCGIKDVIYLMGSCLSDDECEKHESELLDFYFKELKQALLKNNSSINFSELEKEWRYLYPIAWTDFTRFLLGWMPTHQKLNRYSYQLLTKTLELI, from the coding sequence ATGAATAAAAAGTTTGAAGAAATAGTTGAGAAGTTATTTAATGCTTCATCAATAAAAGAACTTGAAGTTGTACAATCGCTTTGGAGTGGTTATGGTAAACTTTCAAGACTTGAATTAATAGGTAGTCAAACTAAAACGGTAATTGCTAAAAACATTATTCTTCCAATTCAAGCTAACCACCCTCGTGGATGGAATACAAATAACTCACATCAACGAAAAGTAAAATCTTATAAAGTAGAATCCTATTGGTATACTAATTATGCAAACAACAGCAATGAAGATTGTCGTATTGCAAAGCACTATTATTCTGCTGAAGAAAACAATGAACTGCTCATCCTTTTAGAGGACTTAGATGCTTCTGGATTTCCTATCAGAAAGTCAAGTTTAAACAAAAATGAAATAAAGATTTGTTTAAAGTGGCTGGCTAATTTTCATGCCATATTTATGAATACAAAACCAACTAATTTATGGGAGGTTGGAACGTATTGGAATTTAGCAACTCGTCCAGATGAGTTAGAGGTGATGAAGAATATTGAACTAAAAGAAGCAGCGCATTTAATTGATGAAAAATTAAACAGCTGTAAGTTTCAAACCTTTGTTCATGGCGATGCTAAAGTTGCCAACTTTTGTTTTAGTAAAGATTTGAAGTATGTTGCAGTAGTTGATTTTCAGTATGTAGGTGGTGGTTGCGGAATAAAAGATGTCATCTATTTAATGGGAAGTTGTTTAAGTGATGATGAGTGTGAAAAACATGAATCTGAATTACTTGATTTCTATTTTAAAGAATTAAAACAAGCTTTACTAAAAAATAATAGCTCAATAAATTTTAGTGAACTAGAAAAGGAATGGAGGTATTTATATCCAATTGCTTGGACTGATTTTACACGGTTTTTGTTAGGTTGGATGCCAACTCACCAGAAATTAAACCGTTATAGTTATCAATTACTAACTAAAACGCTTGAGTTAATTTAG
- a CDS encoding KTSC domain-containing protein, translated as MKRITEYKKLFQVEGAIELAEIKKTYRNLVKEWHPDKFQEGDEKAIEAETKSRQIIDGYHFLISIAPETIASNLDSYNTTLSTSGIADFKLKGQVLEVSFLDGTTYEYFGISKNLYTKLINSDKQFRFAKRNIFNSFVYRKSKKDNELV; from the coding sequence ATGAAACGTATTACTGAATATAAAAAATTATTTCAAGTTGAAGGAGCTATAGAGTTAGCTGAAATAAAGAAAACCTATAGAAATTTAGTAAAGGAATGGCATCCTGACAAGTTTCAGGAAGGGGATGAAAAAGCAATTGAAGCTGAAACAAAAAGTCGTCAAATTATTGATGGTTACCATTTTTTAATAAGCATTGCTCCTGAAACTATTGCTAGTAATTTAGATTCATACAACACAACACTATCCACTTCTGGTATTGCTGACTTTAAACTTAAAGGTCAAGTTTTGGAGGTTTCTTTTTTAGATGGAACTACATATGAGTATTTTGGTATCTCAAAAAATCTTTACACCAAGCTAATAAATTCTGATAAGCAATTTAGATTTGCTAAAAGAAACATTTTTAATTCGTTTGTTTATAGAAAATCGAAAAAAGACAATGAATTAGTCTAG
- a CDS encoding TspO/MBR family protein yields the protein MAIRILIFLVINFAALGLGGLFTGKGVPSDWYQELNKAPWTPPGWAFGAAWTLIMILFSFYMAYLWKAVDNQNLLIGIFIIQWLLNVGWNPTFFYFHNAILGLVIIISLTLVITYFLINYWSTIELKSLLILPYFIWLLIATSLNAYVVLNN from the coding sequence ATGGCTATAAGAATATTAATTTTTTTGGTAATTAATTTTGCAGCATTGGGTTTAGGAGGTTTGTTTACTGGTAAAGGTGTTCCCTCTGATTGGTATCAAGAACTAAATAAAGCACCATGGACTCCTCCAGGCTGGGCATTTGGAGCTGCTTGGACTTTAATTATGATCCTTTTTTCTTTTTATATGGCTTATTTATGGAAAGCTGTAGACAATCAAAACTTATTAATTGGAATTTTTATTATTCAATGGTTGCTTAACGTTGGATGGAATCCAACATTCTTTTATTTCCATAATGCAATTCTTGGATTAGTAATTATAATAAGTCTTACTTTAGTTATAACCTATTTTCTTATCAATTACTGGTCTACTATAGAGCTTAAATCCTTACTTATACTCCCCTACTTTATTTGGCTATTAATTGCTACTTCTCTAAATGCTTATGTTGTTTTAAACAATTAA
- a CDS encoding SsrA-binding protein, producing the protein MKSSFFKLLAKLNKALLPSFTKQRLDLSKASKIQLAIFGWRLYVTKRALD; encoded by the coding sequence ATGAAAAGTTCATTTTTTAAGCTATTAGCAAAACTAAACAAAGCTTTGCTGCCTAGTTTTACTAAACAACGTCTTGATTTAAGTAAAGCATCTAAAATTCAACTTGCTATTTTTGGATGGAGACTTTATGTTACAAAAAGAGCTTTAGATTAA
- a CDS encoding GNAT family N-acetyltransferase, with amino-acid sequence MQKSTLAHLEAIMSIIDDAQKHLASLNIDQWQDGYPSEEQIKLDIENNDSYIVIDEAEKIIGTTVFTTTLEPTYNKIEGKWLTEGNTKYGVIHRLAVSDDYRKSGFARFVFDYCEKKLIEQRITSMRIDTHKDNIGMQGLLKKMGYKYCGVIILTSGAERLAFEKVF; translated from the coding sequence ATGCAGAAATCTACTTTAGCTCACTTAGAGGCCATCATGTCAATTATCGATGATGCTCAGAAGCATTTAGCTAGCTTAAATATTGATCAATGGCAAGATGGGTACCCTAGTGAAGAACAAATAAAACTTGATATTGAAAATAATGACAGTTATATTGTGATTGATGAAGCTGAAAAAATAATAGGCACAACTGTTTTTACTACTACATTAGAACCAACTTACAATAAAATAGAAGGTAAGTGGTTGACAGAAGGTAACACAAAATATGGTGTAATTCATCGACTAGCAGTTAGTGATGATTATAGAAAATCTGGATTTGCAAGATTTGTATTTGATTATTGTGAAAAAAAATTAATCGAACAAAGAATAACTAGTATGCGAATTGATACCCATAAAGACAATATAGGAATGCAGGGATTATTGAAGAAAATGGGGTACAAGTATTGTGGAGTTATTATCTTAACAAGTGGTGCTGAACGATTGGCATTTGAAAAAGTGTTTTAA
- a CDS encoding ABC-F family ATP-binding cassette domain-containing protein, with the protein MISVDGLCVEFSGDTLFKDVSFVVNETDKIALMGKNGAGKSTMMKIIAGEQTPTKGKVNCPKDAVIAYLPQHLLTEDNCTVFEEASKAFKHIFKMRDEMDELNKQLETRTDYESDEYMSLIEKVSDLGEKYYAIEDINYDAEVEKALQGLGFKREDFQRQTKEFSGGWRMRIELAKILLQKPDLILLDEPTNHIDIESVIWLEQFLINKAKAVIVISHDRAFIDNITNRTIEVTMGRIYDYKANYSHYLQLREDRRAHQIKAYEEQQKMIAENMAFIERFKGTYSKTNQVNSRERMLEKLEIIKVDEIDTSALRLRFPPSIRSGDYPVKVEGLSKKYEDHVVFNDANFSISRGEKVSFVGRNGEGKSTMIKAILGEIDYDGKCELGYNVKVGYFAQNQASLLDPDLTIFQTIDQIAEGDIRTQIKNILGGFMFGGDDIDKKVSVLSGGEKTRLAMVKLLLEPVNLLILDEPTNHLDLKSKDVLKEALKAFDGTLILVSHDRDFLKGLSEKVFEFKDQRVIEHFETIDAFLHRNRIESLKQIDLK; encoded by the coding sequence ATGATTTCAGTTGACGGGCTATGCGTAGAATTTAGTGGAGATACTTTATTTAAAGATGTTTCTTTTGTTGTAAATGAAACAGATAAAATTGCCTTAATGGGTAAGAATGGTGCTGGAAAATCTACAATGATGAAAATTATTGCTGGAGAACAAACCCCTACAAAAGGTAAAGTAAATTGTCCAAAAGATGCAGTAATTGCTTATTTGCCTCAGCATTTATTAACAGAGGATAATTGTACTGTTTTTGAGGAAGCTTCCAAAGCCTTTAAGCACATTTTTAAAATGCGCGACGAGATGGATGAATTGAACAAGCAACTTGAAACCAGAACCGATTATGAGTCTGATGAATATATGTCGCTTATTGAAAAAGTAAGTGACTTAGGAGAAAAGTATTATGCCATTGAAGATATAAATTACGATGCTGAAGTTGAAAAAGCTTTACAAGGATTAGGTTTTAAACGTGAAGATTTTCAAAGACAAACTAAAGAATTTAGTGGGGGTTGGAGAATGAGAATTGAATTAGCAAAAATACTTCTTCAAAAACCTGACTTAATACTTTTAGATGAGCCAACTAACCATATTGATATTGAATCAGTTATATGGCTTGAACAATTTTTAATTAATAAAGCAAAAGCTGTAATTGTAATCTCTCACGATAGAGCATTTATAGATAATATAACTAATAGAACAATTGAAGTAACAATGGGTAGAATTTATGATTATAAAGCAAATTATAGCCATTATTTACAATTGAGAGAAGATAGAAGAGCTCATCAAATTAAAGCTTACGAAGAACAGCAAAAAATGATTGCTGAAAACATGGCTTTTATTGAGCGTTTTAAAGGAACCTACTCAAAAACTAATCAAGTAAACTCTAGAGAAAGGATGCTGGAGAAATTGGAGATTATAAAGGTTGATGAAATAGATACTTCAGCTTTAAGATTAAGATTTCCTCCTTCAATAAGATCTGGTGATTATCCAGTAAAAGTTGAAGGATTATCTAAAAAATATGAAGATCATGTAGTTTTTAATGATGCCAATTTTTCTATTTCTAGAGGAGAAAAAGTTTCGTTTGTAGGGCGAAACGGTGAAGGAAAATCAACAATGATTAAAGCCATATTAGGGGAGATAGATTATGATGGAAAATGTGAGTTGGGTTATAATGTTAAGGTTGGTTATTTTGCTCAAAACCAAGCATCTTTATTAGATCCTGATTTAACTATATTTCAAACAATAGATCAAATTGCAGAAGGAGATATAAGAACACAAATAAAAAACATATTAGGTGGTTTTATGTTTGGAGGTGATGATATTGATAAAAAAGTAAGTGTGCTATCGGGCGGTGAAAAAACAAGGTTGGCAATGGTTAAATTATTATTAGAACCAGTTAACTTGTTAATACTTGATGAGCCTACAAATCATTTAGATTTAAAATCGAAGGATGTACTAAAAGAAGCATTAAAAGCTTTTGATGGTACGTTAATATTAGTTTCGCACGATAGAGATTTCCTTAAAGGATTGTCAGAAAAAGTGTTTGAATTTAAAGATCAACGTGTTATAGAACATTTTGAAACTATAGATGCTTTCCTGCATCGAAATAGAATTGAAAGTTTAAAACAAATTGATTTAAAATAG
- a CDS encoding DMT family transporter translates to MELLKKHTNFLPIGAIFLCCLIWGTTFSIVKGASTIIDPYLLSILRNLIAVLILGVYLFLKKDYKPFLNKTSLIYGFILGVLLGAIYVIQTTGLIFTSSNHSAFISCSAVIMAPILMYFLGWQKFTKKQVVSISIVTVGLFYLTIKSTFGEINIGDIITFVAAIICAFHLVLSGHYVRKVDFMGLIFYQFFFAFLASLIGLIISQSFQNFPPILLKQEAIFNVLYLGILGTTFCFFVTVWAQKYVSTVYTALIFSLEPLFASITNYFVLAEGFTDREYFGASLILLGLIVYSVRFRRKTKLTQAF, encoded by the coding sequence ATGGAATTGCTTAAAAAACATACGAATTTTTTACCCATTGGAGCCATATTTTTATGCTGTTTAATATGGGGTACAACCTTTAGTATTGTTAAAGGAGCTTCAACTATAATTGACCCCTATTTACTCTCTATTTTAAGAAACTTAATTGCCGTTTTAATTTTAGGAGTTTATCTATTTTTAAAAAAAGATTACAAACCTTTTCTTAATAAAACTTCACTTATATATGGCTTTATTTTAGGAGTATTATTGGGAGCAATTTATGTAATTCAAACAACAGGCTTAATTTTCACTTCATCAAACCATAGTGCTTTTATTAGTTGTTCAGCTGTAATTATGGCTCCTATTTTAATGTATTTTTTAGGATGGCAAAAGTTTACCAAGAAGCAAGTTGTCTCAATTTCTATTGTGACTGTTGGGTTATTTTATTTAACTATAAAATCAACTTTTGGAGAAATTAATATTGGAGACATAATTACTTTTGTAGCAGCAATTATTTGTGCTTTTCATCTTGTTTTATCTGGTCATTATGTGCGTAAGGTCGATTTTATGGGATTAATATTTTACCAATTTTTCTTTGCATTTTTAGCTTCACTTATCGGATTAATTATCAGCCAATCTTTTCAAAATTTCCCTCCAATTTTATTAAAACAAGAAGCAATATTTAATGTTTTGTATCTAGGTATTTTAGGTACAACATTTTGCTTTTTTGTAACTGTTTGGGCTCAAAAATATGTCAGCACGGTTTATACGGCTTTAATATTTTCTTTAGAACCTCTTTTTGCTTCAATTACCAATTACTTTGTTTTAGCTGAAGGATTTACTGATAGAGAATACTTTGGGGCAAGCCTTATTTTATTAGGATTAATTGTGTACTCTGTTCGATTTAGAAGAAAAACTAAATTAACTCAAGCGTTTTAG
- a CDS encoding CotH kinase family protein: MKKTLLKGLLIGLISISSNLKAQDLYDLDNVTSIELTFWDANWNSTLDTYYNNDLGERLLATAIINGITFDSVGVKYKGNSTYSSSNFKNPLNIDLEYTIKQDYDGFTTLKLSNIGKDPSYVREVLSYKIGRQYMDMPLSNFATVTINGTYYGVYSSSESINSDYQKRYVHAGKNNTRFKCNPPAGAGPGVTTLPTLEYLGTDSSLYYDSYELKSDFGWAEMPTFTNNLLNNTSNLESFLDLDRAIWMLAFDNVMVNLDSYIGAFQQNYYLIKDDNDRMLPIIWDLNESIGGFTMISSGVGPGGGGVTSLTQMDMFLRDGDTQFPLVKAILDNPSYKKMYVAHVKTIVEENITTNNYFTDGQALQALIDVDVQNEPSPFYSYSYFNTNLTSAVGTGPNAKYGISQILDGRKSYLQGLTTYNYVAPTISNITTPATVNGNSTITITAEVNNTPTYVYLGYRLTNPDVFQKVEMFDDGAHNDGAAGDGVFGADITIGASEVEYYIYAENSQAGMFSPERAEFEFYTLAVGSDVVINELSASNATIHADDNGEFDDWIEFFNNTTSSIDISGYYLSDDASNLTQWTFPTGTVISANDYLIVWADKDTLQTGLHANFKLSGSGESLYLSDATGNVIDEISFSTQTTDVTYGRFPNGTGPFTQMNPTFSSFNNNNPIGIIENEVMKNDFEIYPNPTNDILNIVFENNEDTEFEIYNLLGTKVYTSKSISQQYQINIATWGKGIYLVKTKTKVGKVMVN; this comes from the coding sequence ATGAAAAAAACTTTGTTAAAGGGACTGTTGATTGGCTTAATATCAATTTCTTCCAATTTAAAAGCACAAGATTTATATGATCTAGATAATGTAACTTCAATTGAATTAACTTTTTGGGATGCAAATTGGAATTCAACTTTAGATACTTATTACAATAATGATCTTGGTGAACGACTATTAGCAACAGCAATTATAAATGGAATTACGTTTGACAGTGTAGGTGTAAAATATAAGGGAAACAGTACTTATAGTTCATCAAATTTTAAAAACCCTCTAAATATTGATTTAGAATATACCATTAAACAAGATTATGATGGATTTACAACATTAAAATTGTCCAATATAGGTAAAGATCCATCTTATGTTAGAGAAGTCTTATCATATAAGATAGGAAGACAATATATGGATATGCCTTTGTCCAATTTTGCTACAGTTACAATAAATGGAACTTATTATGGTGTTTATAGTAGTTCAGAATCTATTAACAGTGATTATCAAAAAAGATATGTACATGCAGGTAAAAATAATACTCGTTTTAAATGTAATCCTCCAGCAGGGGCAGGACCAGGTGTGACAACATTACCTACATTAGAATATTTAGGAACAGATAGTAGTTTGTATTATGATAGCTATGAATTAAAATCTGATTTTGGTTGGGCTGAAATGCCAACTTTTACTAATAACCTACTAAATAATACTTCAAATTTAGAATCCTTTCTTGATTTAGATCGAGCAATTTGGATGTTAGCTTTTGATAATGTAATGGTAAACTTAGATAGTTATATTGGTGCATTTCAACAAAACTATTACTTAATAAAAGATGATAACGATAGAATGCTTCCAATAATTTGGGATTTAAATGAAAGCATAGGTGGATTTACAATGATTTCTAGCGGAGTTGGTCCTGGAGGAGGAGGTGTTACTTCTTTAACTCAAATGGATATGTTTTTAAGAGATGGTGATACTCAATTCCCACTAGTAAAAGCTATTCTTGATAATCCATCTTACAAAAAAATGTATGTTGCGCATGTTAAGACTATAGTTGAAGAAAACATAACAACTAACAACTATTTTACAGATGGGCAAGCACTGCAAGCATTGATTGATGTTGATGTTCAAAATGAACCATCTCCATTTTATAGTTATTCTTACTTTAATACAAATCTTACTTCGGCTGTTGGAACAGGGCCAAATGCTAAATATGGTATTTCTCAAATTTTAGATGGGAGAAAAAGCTATTTACAAGGATTAACGACATACAATTATGTTGCACCAACAATCTCAAACATAACTACACCAGCTACAGTAAATGGAAATTCAACAATAACAATTACTGCAGAAGTTAATAATACGCCAACTTATGTTTATTTAGGATACAGATTAACAAATCCTGATGTTTTTCAAAAGGTAGAAATGTTTGATGATGGAGCTCACAATGATGGTGCTGCTGGTGATGGTGTTTTTGGAGCAGATATTACAATTGGAGCGTCAGAAGTTGAATACTATATTTATGCAGAAAATAGTCAAGCAGGAATGTTTTCTCCAGAAAGAGCTGAGTTTGAATTTTATACTTTAGCGGTAGGTTCTGATGTTGTAATAAATGAATTATCCGCTTCAAATGCTACAATTCATGCAGATGATAATGGAGAGTTTGATGATTGGATTGAGTTTTTTAACAATACAACATCAAGTATTGATATTAGTGGTTATTATTTATCAGATGATGCATCTAATTTGACACAATGGACTTTCCCTACAGGAACAGTAATTAGTGCAAATGATTATCTAATTGTTTGGGCTGATAAAGACACTTTACAAACAGGATTACATGCTAATTTTAAATTATCGGGGAGTGGAGAATCTCTTTATTTATCTGATGCTACTGGGAATGTGATAGATGAAATTTCATTCTCAACTCAAACAACTGACGTAACTTATGGTCGATTTCCAAATGGAACAGGTCCTTTTACACAAATGAATCCAACCTTTAGTTCTTTTAATAACAATAATCCGATAGGGATAATTGAAAATGAAGTTATGAAAAATGATTTTGAAATATACCCTAATCCAACAAATGATATTTTAAATATTGTTTTTGAAAATAACGAAGATACTGAATTTGAAATATACAATTTATTAGGAACAAAAGTTTATACTTCAAAATCTATAAGTCAACAATATCAAATTAATATTGCAACATGGGGTAAAGGTATTTACCTAGTTAAAACAAAAACTAAAGTTGGAAAGGTAATGGTTAATTAA
- a CDS encoding adenylate/guanylate cyclase domain-containing protein — MSEIQDLISKNNDLIKTNQRLNEQIKSLILKNDELTVSVNELEKQLKKGKKNEDENNFKVKGITALFIEIQGHKDIIDDASSSESLYDKLDEIYIKFNEIAQKHKAERVKVIGDYYVCAGGIAEKNSTNSIDIALIALEISDYLNTIYQSYEEQGKAFWNLRIGIHSGNGIVNVKGQNNKSYTLTGEVINTLPRIASMSEPGEIYISDYTYELIKSYFNCDYVAELPAKYRGSLGLYKLKRIKKIYSEDRKVGIIPNRDFMLKYLMRQFTDIERKVLDFLQEKLPEHLHYHNYCHTIDVVNQTELIGIGEGVSDEHLLLLKTAALFHDSGHVIQSPNHEFYSTEIAREWLPKYGYLPNQIDTICEIIMATQLPPEPNNLLEMIICDSDLDYLGRADFIPGSNALFEELKAQNILSDLNEWNKLQVKFLSNHQFFTATSQRLREVNKQSQIERIEKLIV, encoded by the coding sequence ATGTCTGAAATTCAAGATCTCATATCGAAAAACAATGATTTAATAAAAACCAATCAAAGGTTAAATGAACAAATTAAATCCCTAATTCTTAAAAATGATGAATTAACTGTATCTGTTAATGAACTAGAAAAGCAACTTAAAAAAGGAAAAAAGAATGAAGACGAGAATAACTTTAAGGTAAAAGGAATTACAGCTTTATTTATCGAAATTCAAGGGCATAAAGATATTATTGATGATGCATCATCATCAGAATCGCTATACGACAAATTGGATGAAATTTATATTAAATTCAATGAAATTGCCCAAAAACATAAAGCAGAAAGAGTTAAAGTAATTGGTGATTATTATGTTTGTGCTGGTGGAATTGCAGAGAAAAACTCAACTAATTCTATTGACATTGCGCTAATTGCATTAGAGATTAGTGATTATTTAAATACGATTTATCAATCTTATGAAGAACAAGGCAAGGCCTTTTGGAACTTAAGAATAGGTATTCATTCAGGCAATGGAATTGTAAATGTAAAAGGGCAAAACAATAAATCTTATACCTTAACAGGAGAGGTTATAAATACTTTGCCAAGAATTGCATCAATGAGCGAACCGGGTGAAATTTATATTTCAGACTATACTTATGAGTTAATTAAAAGTTATTTTAATTGCGATTATGTAGCCGAATTACCAGCTAAATATAGAGGTAGTTTAGGTTTGTATAAATTGAAAAGAATTAAAAAAATATATTCAGAAGACCGTAAGGTTGGTATTATTCCAAATAGGGATTTTATGTTAAAATACCTTATGCGTCAGTTTACTGATATTGAACGAAAAGTGTTGGATTTTTTACAAGAGAAACTACCAGAACATTTACATTATCATAATTACTGTCACACTATTGATGTAGTTAATCAAACCGAGTTAATTGGCATAGGAGAGGGGGTTTCTGATGAACATTTATTATTATTAAAAACTGCTGCTCTTTTCCATGATAGTGGTCATGTAATACAAAGTCCTAATCATGAGTTTTATAGTACAGAAATAGCTAGAGAATGGTTGCCAAAATATGGGTATTTACCCAACCAAATAGATACCATATGTGAAATAATTATGGCAACTCAATTACCACCAGAGCCTAATAACTTATTAGAAATGATTATCTGCGATTCTGATTTAGATTATTTAGGAAGAGCTGATTTTATTCCAGGTTCTAATGCTTTATTTGAAGAATTAAAAGCACAAAACATTCTATCAGATTTAAACGAATGGAATAAACTTCAAGTAAAATTTTTGAGTAATCATCAATTTTTTACTGCAACCTCACAACGATTAAGAGAGGTAAATAAACAAAGTCAAATAGAAAGAATTGAAAAATTAATTGTTTAA
- a CDS encoding SpoIIE family protein phosphatase gives MRFYVAVEADFDESFTYLVHILKILENKEDHILYPLIIGDAYFIAYWINQIQYDLVKAEDYITKLIKHATKFDMKKLLIKAKMGDAELTQHKGNLEQAIKKFKAIEKDIISANDSIQLNRLYLLLSNSYTVKEDNDSAFVFARKAYDAVPTDNIQLKAFSTIHLARGYLKNNKIEQAIELGKEALNVVEDLEAKKEIKDINYFLAEAYKNNTNYKLALMHLEKYMELDKEQASLLSAANISNLEAQLSNERHGYELEIKQVELDKQELEIETKNKQSLILIVILILAAGFIIAIVRSYVLKKRDAEIIYQQKIIVEEKNREITDSIAYAKRIQSAILPPVKLVKEYLEESFILYKPKDVVAGDFYWMEHTNGKVLFAAADCTGHGVPGAMVSVVCNNALNRSVREYGLTDPGEILTKTREIVIQEFEKSEEDVKDGMDIALCSLKQEFSGWKLQYAGAHNPLWIIRNNEIIETKANKQPIGKFDNPEPYTTHIFDLQEGDTIYIFSDGYVDQFGGEKGKKFKAKAFRELLLGIQDKTMEQQKTIIDETFEEWRGAIEQIDDVCVIGVRI, from the coding sequence ATGAGGTTTTATGTAGCGGTAGAAGCTGATTTTGATGAGTCATTTACCTATTTAGTTCATATATTAAAAATATTAGAGAACAAAGAAGATCATATTTTATACCCTTTAATTATTGGAGATGCTTACTTTATAGCTTATTGGATTAATCAAATACAGTACGACCTTGTTAAGGCTGAAGATTACATTACAAAATTGATAAAGCATGCCACTAAATTTGATATGAAAAAGTTGTTGATTAAGGCAAAAATGGGGGATGCTGAATTAACACAACATAAAGGTAATTTAGAGCAAGCGATAAAAAAGTTTAAAGCCATTGAAAAGGATATTATTTCAGCAAATGATTCAATTCAATTAAATAGGCTTTATTTACTATTATCTAACTCATATACAGTAAAAGAAGATAATGATTCTGCATTTGTTTTCGCTAGAAAAGCATACGATGCTGTACCTACAGATAACATTCAATTAAAAGCTTTTAGCACTATCCATTTAGCTCGTGGATATTTAAAAAACAATAAAATTGAGCAAGCAATAGAATTAGGAAAAGAAGCCTTAAATGTTGTAGAAGATTTAGAAGCTAAAAAAGAAATAAAGGATATAAATTACTTTTTAGCTGAAGCTTATAAAAACAATACCAACTACAAGTTGGCTTTAATGCATTTAGAAAAATACATGGAATTAGATAAAGAGCAAGCTTCTTTATTATCGGCAGCTAATATATCTAATTTAGAGGCTCAATTATCTAACGAAAGGCATGGCTACGAACTTGAAATTAAACAAGTAGAATTAGACAAGCAAGAGCTAGAAATTGAAACCAAGAACAAACAATCCCTTATTTTAATCGTTATCTTAATTCTAGCTGCAGGATTTATTATTGCAATTGTTCGTAGTTATGTTTTAAAGAAAAGAGATGCTGAAATTATTTATCAGCAAAAAATAATAGTAGAAGAAAAAAACAGAGAAATAACCGATAGTATAGCTTATGCAAAGCGAATTCAATCGGCAATTTTGCCCCCTGTAAAACTAGTAAAAGAATACCTCGAAGAATCATTTATCTTGTACAAACCTAAGGATGTAGTGGCGGGAGATTTTTACTGGATGGAGCATACTAATGGAAAAGTTTTATTTGCCGCTGCAGATTGCACTGGACATGGTGTTCCGGGAGCTATGGTCAGTGTTGTTTGTAACAATGCTTTAAATAGAAGTGTTAGAGAATATGGATTAACAGATCCGGGTGAAATTCTTACCAAAACAAGAGAAATTGTAATTCAAGAATTTGAAAAGTCGGAAGAAGATGTAAAGGATGGTATGGATATCGCTTTGTGTAGTTTGAAGCAAGAATTTAGTGGATGGAAGCTTCAATATGCAGGGGCTCATAATCCGTTATGGATTATTAGGAACAATGAGATAATCGAAACCAAAGCAAATAAACAACCTATAGGGAAGTTTGATAATCCAGAACCCTATACAACCCATATTTTTGATTTGCAAGAAGGAGATACCATTTATATCTTCTCGGATGGATACGTAGATCAATTTGGTGGAGAGAAAGGTAAGAAATTTAAAGCTAAAGCTTTTAGAGAGTTACTGCTAGGTATTCAAGATAAAACTATGGAGCAACAGAAAACCATTATTGATGAAACCTTTGAAGAATGGAGAGGTGCTATAGAACAGATTGATGATGTTTGTGTGATAGGAGTTAGAATATAA